CTTGGCGATGGCGAAGCCGAAGCCGTTGTCGTCGGCGACGCCGGCGACCAGCGCGCGGCGCCCGGAGAGGTCGATGGGGAGCATGGCGCGGAATGTAGACGCGGGGGGGAGCGTCGCAACGCGGGTCAGCTCGGCGCGGGCGGACGGTAAACAGGGGTTTACGGCCGCGTTTGCTTGACTATGACGCCCTTGTTACAAACATTCGGGGGCCTCCCTGGTGACACGTATCACCTTGGGGGACAACACATTACCGTTTCGTCATCTCGGCGGCCAAATGCTGCGGGGTGACAACGCCAGATGCGGGATCGCTGCCGCGTGGAGCCGGTCGACCGGTTCTCCGTGATCGCTCAACGCGTGCGCTAAAAACGGGTTATGGTCGCGCTCGCTCTGGCCCGGCGAGTGCGTTCGGCACGATCGGCGTCACGGCGCCGCCCCCGGCCGCCCCCGGCCGCCCCTCTTCGCAGCCCCTTCGCAGTCCCTCCCCTCCCGCACAAGGCACCCCGGTCGCGAGGCCGGTCCGCAAAGCACGGGATCTCGCCCCGTCGAGACCGCCCGGCCGCCGAGGAGGACTCCGACCGTCTCCACCCGCTCCGGCATGGTGCCGCGACGCGGGAACGGGGGCGGCTCCAACCCCCCCGGAGTTCTTCCCATGCAGTCCCGCACCCTCCTCTTCGCGGCCGTCTCCCTCACGGCGCTCGTCGCGGTCGCCGCCTGCGCGTCCGACACCGAGCCCGCGGCCACTCCCGTGGCCCCCACCGAGCCCGCGGGGCCCGCGTTCTCCGCCGCGCCGGCGGGACCGAACGTCGCCGCCGCCCTCGGCAACCGGATCGCGTCCACCTGCCGCGGTTACGCGCGCAAGCAGGCCGCCCTCCAGGCCGCCATCGGCAAGGCCAAGGGCGACGAGGAGAAGGAGCTGCGCGAGCAGCTCGCGGCGCTCGAGGTGATCAAGAAGGACGCGTGCGACTGACGGCAACCGCCGGTCGCCTGATGCCCTGACCGGGTCGGCCTGCGTCAGCCGCCCCGTCGCCCGTCCTCCCTGACGCTTCGCCCGCGACGTCGCGGGTCCCCCTCCGTGCCCCGCGCAGCACCGCCGTCGCCCGACGGCGCGACGCTCCGCCCCGCTCCTCCCATGTCCAAGCTCCTGCGCCTCCCCGCGCTTCTGCTGGTGGCCCTGCTCGCGCTGGCGTTCGACGCCTCCGCCGCCGCCGCCCAGAAGGCGCTCGTGTACTGCCCGACCGACGAGGTCGAGACGTGCGGCAACGTCGTCGCCGCCCTCAGCTCCACCGGCGCCTATCCCGAGGGCGTCGACAAGGCGTACGACGGCAGCAACGGCACCGTCGACCTCCGGACGGCCGACCTGTTCGCCTACACCCTGTTCGTCGTGCCCTCGCTGTCGGACGACGAGGAGGGGACGCCGCTCGCGCTGCTGCGCGATGCGACGGTGGCGGGGCGACTGAAGCTCGCGCTGCTCGGCCGGCGCGCCTTCTACTCCGGCACGCCGGACCTCGGCGCGACCAATCGGCTCGCGAAGAACGCGCTGATCGTGAACCTCGCGCGCTGGGCGGGCGCGAACTTCGACGCGGTGCGTGGGCCCGGCCTCGTCGTGCTGCAGGACAACTCCGACGTCGAGGCGACGCGCTACGACTGGGTGCGCGGGCTGACGGGGCTGACCGTGACGGCCGACATCGCGCTGAAGACGTACGCGAGCGTCCGCACGATGACCGCGACGGGCATGGCCATCATGTCGAACGGCGGGACGCAGCTCGCCTACGACAACATGGCGTCGTTCGGCTTCTACTTCCCGAGCGGCGCGCCGGGCCTGTCGCTCGACGCCGTCGGGCAGACGGGGACGTCGGCCGGCGGCCAGGTCGTGCTGGTGACGGCCGAGGGCGCGAACACGGGTGGGGCGACGGTACAGACCGATCGCAACGACTACGTCCCTGGCAGCATGGTCACGATCACGGGCGCGGGCTTCGCGCCGGGTGAGACCATCAAGATCACGCTGCACGAGGATCCGCTCGTGCACGAGGATCGCACGCTCTCCGCGACGGCCGATCAGGCGGGCGCGTTCGTCGACACCACGTTCTCGCCCGAAGCCCATCACCTGGGCGTGCGCTTTGTCCTCACCGCCACCGGGCAGACCTCTGCGCGGCGGGCGCAGACGACGTTCACCGACGGCAACGTGCAGCTCTTCGTCGCACCGACCGGGTTGGACTACGGCTACCGTCTCCTCTGGTACGACAACACGACGTGCACCGGATCGCCTGCCGGGCAGTACACCCAGGAATTCCTGCTGAGCCAGAACAGCAGCTGGAGCTTTGAAGGCGCGGCGATCCAGTTCGTGGCCAATGCCACCTCGACGAATGGGCGGCCGTTCGACAAGTGGACTGCAGAGTCGAAGGACACGGACATCACGTTCAATCAGGCGAACCGCTCGATCTGCGTTCCGACGAACACCAACAACACGAAGAAGGTCACTGCGAACTTCGGCACCGCCGTCGCGACGAGCGTCGCGGTCGACGCGGCGACCGGTACCTACGGCGGGACGACGACCCTCAAGGCGACACTCACTTCGGGGAGTCCCGCCACAGGGGTGAACGGAAAGACCATCACCTTCCGACTGAACGGGAACTCCGTAGGCAGCGCGACGACGAACGTCTCGGGTGTCGCCACGCTCACCGGCGTGAGCCTGACCGGGATCAACGCGGGGTCGTACGCAGCCGGCACGAACACGGGCGTCGCGGCGAGCTTCGTCGGTGACGCGTCGTACACGGCGTCGAGCGGCGGCGCGACGCTCACGGTCGGCAAGGCCGACCAGACCATCACCTTCGGGGCGCTCGCGGGGAAGTCCTTTGGCGACGCGGCCTTCACGGTGAGCGCGACCGCGAGCTCCGGGCTGGCGGTGAGCTTCAGCGTCGGCAGCACGGACAAGTGCACGATCAGCGGCAGCACGGTGACGATCACCGGCGCGGGCAGCTGCACGGTGACGGCGTCGCAGGCCGGCAACACGAACTACAACGCGGCGGCGTCGGTCCCGCAGAGCTTCAGCATCGCCAAGAAGGCAGCGACGATCAGCCTCTCGGCGCTCAACGCGACGTACGACGGCACTGCGAAGGCGGCGGTGGCCACGACGGATCCCGCAGGCCTCGCGGGCGTCGCGATCACGTACGACGGTGTCACGACCGTGCCGACGGCGGCCGGCAGCTACGCGGTCGTCGCGTCGCTGACGAACGACAACTACCAGGCGACCAATGCCACGGGCACGCTGGTGATCGGGAAGGCGGCCCCGCTGTTCAGTGGGCTCACGGCTCCCGCGATCACGTTCGGGACCGCCACGGCGACGGTGACCGGTACCCTCAAGACCACCGGCGGGCTGGTGCCGAGCGGCTCGGTGACGGCGCTCGTGACCACCACCGGCGGCGGCGCCGCGGTGAGCGGCACGGGCACCATCAACGCGTCGACGGGCGCGTTCTCGATCACCGTGACCAACGCGAACCTGCTCGCCGGCAGCACGACGGGGCACGAGGTGACGGTCAGCTTCGCGGAGAACACGAACTTCGCGGCGGCGAGCGACAACTCGCTGACGCTCGTCGTCAATCAGGCCACGCAGTCGATCACCTTCACGGCGCCGACGACGGCGAAGTACGGGGACGCGGATGCGGCCCTGGGCGCGACGGCCAGCTCCGGGCTGACGGTCAGCTACGCGAGCTCGACGACCGGCGTCTGCACCATCGTCGACGGCAAGCTGCACGTGGTGAAGGCGGGGAGCTGCACGGTGACGGCCAGCCAGGCCGGCAACACGAACTTCCTGCCGGCGCCGAGCGTCGAGCGCACCTTCAGCATCGCGAAGGTGCAGGCGACGATCACGCTGACGGTGCCGACGGGGGCGGCGGCGACCTATACGGGCTCGCCGATCGCCGCGACCGCCGCGGTGGACCCGGCGGGTATCACGGGGCTGTCGGTGACGTACGCGGGGAGCACGACCGCGCCGACGAACGCCGGCACCTATGCGGTGGTGGCCTCGCTCGTGAACGACAACTACGAGGCGGAGACGAAGTCCGGAAGCCTTACGATCGGCAAGGCGAGCCAGGTGATCAGCTGGGCTACCCCGGCCGCGATCACGTACGGCACCACGCTGGCCGGGGTGCTGAACGCGACACTGACCACCGGTGATGGTGCGCTGAGCTACGACAAGGCGACCACCGATGTGCTGCCGGTGGGGGCGCACACCCTGACGGTCACGGCAGCCGAGACGCCGAACTACATCGCGACGAGCAAGTCGGTCTCGCTGACGGTCAACAAGGCGCAGGGCTCGGTGAGCATCACGAGCACCAACCCGGGCACGCTGGCCTACAACGCCACCTATGCGGTGACGACCTCCAAGGTCGGCGACGGCGGCGTGACCCTCTCCGTGGGTGCCACGGATGCCTGCGAGATCAGCAACGGCACGGTCACGATGAAGGCGGGCGTCGGCAGCTGCACGGTCACGGCGACGCTGGCCGAGGGGGGCAACTATCTCGGTGCCTCGACCACGCAGACCTTCGCCGCCGCCAAGGCGACGGCGTCGATCACGCTGACCAACCTGAGCCACACGTACAACGGCGCGGCGAAGGCGGCGACGGCGACGACCAGCCCCGCCGGTCTCACCGCCGTGACCGTCCGGTACTTCCAGAACGCGACCGAGGTCGCGGCGGCGGACGTGAAGAACGCCGGCAGCTACGTCGTGAAGGCGACGCTGAGCAACACGAACTACGACGCCCCGGAGGCCACCGAGACGCTGGTGATCGGCAGGGCGGCCGTGACGGCGACGGCAGGGAGCGGCACCGGGACGTACACGGGCAGCGCGCAGACGCCGTCCGCGTGTGCGGTGACCGGGACCTACACGACCGGCATTAGCTGCGCCAACGACCCGGCCACGGTGGGACCGAACGTCGGGACGTACACGATCGTGCCGAGCATCACCGGGCCGGCGGCGAGCAACTTCGACGCGACGCCCGTGAACGGCTCGTACGCGATCACCCAGGCGACGTCGCAGGTGGTGATCACCTGGGAGAACAGCACGTACAACGGCTCGGCGAACGGTGCGACGGCGACCGTGAAGGATGCGGGCGGCGCGGCGATCGGCGGGGCGACGGCGACGCTGACGTACTACAGCGGTTCGACGGCGGCCGGCACGGCGCTGAGCGGCGCGCCGACGGCGGCCGGGACGTACACGGTCAGGGCGACGTTCGCGGGCAACACGAACTACCTGACGTCCTCGGAGACGAAGACGATCACGATCGCGAGGGCGTCGCAGACGATCACGTTCGCGCAGCCGACGAGCCCCGCGGTCTTCAACAGCAGCTTCACCGTGAACCCCACGGCGACGTCCCCCCTGCCGGTGGCCGTATCGGTGTCCGGCGTGTGTGAGAAGCAGCAGGACGGCTCGATCAAGATGACCAGCGGCACCGGGAACTGCATCATCACTGCGGCGCAGGCGGGCAACGAGAACTATGAAGCTGCCACCGCCGCGGCGGGCAGCAGCCTGACGCGCACGGTGGCGGCCGCGAAGGCCGCGCAGACGATCACGTTCCCCGTGCTCGCCGACACCAAGTACAACGAGGCGGCTCCGGCGCTCGGGGCGACGGCGACCTCCGGCCTGACGGTCACCTACGGCGCGAGCGGCAACTGCACCGTGAGCGGGAGCACGATCTCGATCACCGGCGCGGGCAGCTGCACGGTGACGGCGAGCCAGGCAGGCGACGACAACTACGATGCTGCGACCGCGTACGCGGGCAGCGCGCTATCGCGCACCTTCGCCATCGCGAAGGCGACGGCCTCGATCACGCTGACGAACCTGAGCCATACGTACGACGGCTCCGCGAAGGCGGCGACCGCGACGACCGCGCCCTTGGGTCTCTCGGGCGTCAGCCTGGTCTACAAGCAGAACGCGAACGTGGTACAGGCGGCGGACGTCAAGAGCGCCGGCAGCTACACGGTCGAGGCGACGCTGGACAATGCCAACTACCAGCTGGCTGCGCTGAGCAACCCGACCATCGCCACGCTGGTGATCAATCAGGCGACGCAAGCGGCGCTGACCCTCACGGGCGTGCCGGCGACGGCGACGTACAACACCAGCTTCAACGTGACGCCTGGTGGTGGCAGTGGCACCTCGCAGGTGGTGGTCACCACTGAGGGGGTCTGCACGATCGCGGGCAACACGGTGACGATGAACAGCGGTACCGGCACGTGCACCGTGAAGGTCAACCGTGCCGGTGACAACAACTACTTCCCCGCCACGCAGGTCACCGCCTCCGCCACTGCGGCGAAGGCGACGCAGACCATCGCCGGATTCAACCTCACGTCGTTCACGAAGAAGTTCGGTGATGCACCGTTCAGCGTCGCGGGCGGGGTGACCGGCGGCGGCTCGGGCAACGACGTCCTGTACTCGAGCGCGACGCCGAGCAAGTGCACGGTCACGGCGGCCGGTCTGCTCACGATCGTGGAGGCCGGTTCCTGCACGGTGAAGGCGAATCAGGCCGGGAACGCCAACTACGAAGCTGCGTCCGAGGCGAGCTCCGACCTCAACATCGGCAAGGCGACGCCGACCGTGAGCGTGAGCTGGACGGGCGGGACCTTCGGCGCCACGAGCGCGGCCACCGGCTCGGTGTCGGGCGTGGGCGGCGTCAACCTCGGGACCCCGACCTTCAGCTACGAGGGTGTGAGTCCGACGGTCTACGCGGCGAGCGCCACCGCGCCGACGAACGCCGGCAGCTACAAGGTGACGGCCAGCTTCGCGGCGACCGTGAACTATGAGGCGGCCACGAACACGGCGACGACCACGATCGCGAAGGCCAGCACGACGACGATCGTGGAGGTCCCGACACCGCCGGTGGTGTACGACGGGACGAACAAGGTCGCGTCCGCGACGGTCACGGGCGCCGCCGGGTTGAATCAGGGCCTGACGGTCACGTACCAGAAGAAGGATGCGAACGGCGCGTGGCAGGTCAGCGGCACGCCGCGTGACGCGGGCGACTACCGCGCGAGCGCGAGCTACGCGGAGACCGCGAACTACGGCGCGAGCCAGGACGCGAAGGAGTTCTCCATCGCCAAGGCGCCCCAGACCATCACCTTCGTGCAGCCGACTACCCCGGCCGACTACAACAGCACGTTCACGGTGAGCCCCACGACGACGGCTTCGAATCTCGTCGTTGCGATCGCAGTCTCTGGGGTCTGCGAGACGCAGACGGGGAACTCGGTCAAGATGACCAGCGGCACGGGCAACTGCGTGATCACCGCCTCGCAGATCGGCAACGGGAACTACCTCGCCGCTGCTCCGGTGGAGCGCACGGTGGCCGCGCGCAAGATCGCGCAGGCCGCGCTCAGCGTCACGGGTCCGACGGCGGGTACGTTCGGTGAGGCGCTTTCGATGAGCGCCACCGGCGGCAGCTCGATTCACACGGCCAGCTTCACCGCGACCGGCACCGCGTGCTCTATCGCCAGCACTGGCCCGAATGCCGGCAAGCTGGAGATCACGAGCGGCACCGGCACGTGCGCGCTCACGGCGACGAAGGCCGCCGATGACAACTACAGCCTCATCACGTCCCCGTCGCAGGTCGTCACCATCGCCAAGGCGGCGCTGAACGTCGAACCGAACCCGAAGACTCCGGATCCGCGCCAGTACAGCGATCCGAACCCCACGTTCGCGCCGAAGTACACCGGGTTTGTCAACGGCCAGACCGACGCGGTCCTCGACACGAAGCCGACCTGCTCGACGACAGCGGCCGCGATCTCTCCGGAGGCGTCGTACCCGATCACCTGCTCGGGCGGCGCGGACAACGACTACGCCTTCAGCTACACCGCGGGATCGCTCGGCGTGACGAAGGAAGACATGGTCCTCGACTACACGGGCCAGACCTTCGTCAGCACGAACAGGTCTGGCGGCACCGCGAGCGCTCAGCTCTCGGTGAGCGTCAGCGAGAGTCAGGACGGCAACCTGGGGTCGGTCCCATGGGCGAGCATCCCGCTGACGGTTCGCTTCTCGGTGTACACCACGGACCCGAGCAGCGCCGTCAAGTGCGACGCGCCAGTGTCCGCTAGCGGCTCGGGGGCCGGTACGGCGTCCTGCTCCGTGTCTGGCCTGAAGGAGGATCAGTACATCGTTCAGGCGGAGCTCCTTAGCAACGCCTTCTACCGGGCGGCCGTCCCGAATGCCGCGCTGACGGCGGTCGATCCGGGCACGGGCTTCACGACCGGCGGCGGCTCGATCAACGACCCGAACACCGGCGCGCGCAGCAACTTCGGCTTCACCGCGCGCTTCCTGAAGAACGGCGGCGTGCAGGGGAACAGCCTCTTCATCTACCGGAAGTCGGCCGACCTTGGTGGCGGCCGGGCGACCGGGACGGTGAACGGTGCGACGGTCTCGGCGCCGAGCGGCACCCGCGACTACAACTTCATCATCAAGAGCAACCAGATGTCGGCGCTGACGCAGCGGTGCTCGACGACGACCGGCACGGAGCCCTGCTGGGCGACGTTCACCGGCGGCTCGAACGTGAAGGCGGTAGACCGCCTGACCGGCATCGAGTACACGCTGTCGGCCGGCTACATCGGCAACCAGCAGCAGTTCCAGATCGACCTGGTCGACAATGGTGAGCCTGGCTCGACCGATCGCTTCGCGATCAAGGTCTGGACGGCCAGCCAGACGTTCATGCAGGTGGGCACGGCCCGCACGGACATGAACGGTACGCCGCCGAACGGCACGCAGGTGCAGCTCCTCGGCGGCAATGTCCAGGTGCGACTGAAGCCGTAAGGCAGTCCGCACGGCGAGTGTGATGAAAGGCTCGCTGGCACTGGGCCAGCGAGCCTTTCGCCGTGCCGCCTGCGGCGTTCGGAGCGGCGTGTGAGACCAGGTATGAAGGTATTGTCACGAACCTTCTTGCCTTGCTGAGGCGTCATACAAAGCACGTCCGGCGCGAGACATGGCGCGTTCGCCATCTGGCCGGAAAGTGTGTCCGGCATCACATTTAGCCGTGCTAGCGCGTGGCTCCCACGCGACCAGCCTCCTGCACGTCGGCCCGCCCCCCTCCCGCGGACGCCGACCGCCCTAGAGCTTCTGTCGATGGCCAAGCTACTGGTAGTCGAGGACGATCGGATGTTCGCGGAGCTGATCCGCCACGCGCTGCGCGAGGAAGGTCACCTCGTGGACGTCGCGACGGACTGCGCCGAAGCCCGCGCCACGACGTCGGAGCACGCCTACGACGGCATCCTCCTCGACGTCTCGCTGCCCGACGGCAGCGGCCTCACCCTCGCGCGCGAGCTGCGCCAGGAAGGCAGCGAGACGCCGATCCTCATGATCACGGGCAACGACGGCAAGCGCGACGTCGTCCAGGGGCTCGACGCCGGCGCGGACGACTACCTGACCAAGCCGCTCGACGACGAGATCCTCAAGGCCCGCGTGCGCGCCCTCGTGCGACGCCGCGAGCCGCGCGGGATCGAGACGCTGTCGTTCGGCGGCATCGTCATCGACCGGGCGATGCGGCGCGCCACGATCGACGGGCACCGCGTCGCGCTCGCGCCGCGCGAGTTCACGCTCCTCGCCTTCCTCGTCCAGCACGCCGAGCAGATCGTCACGCGCAGCGAGCTCCTCGAGAAGGTGTGGGACCTGACGCTCGACCCCGGCTCGAACGTCGTCGACGTGCACGTGGCGCGGCTGCGCGGCAAGCTCCGCGAGCACCACGCGAAGCCGACGCTCGTCACGGTGCGCGGCACCGGCTACGTGCTGACGCTCGGCCCGTCGGAGGAGTGACGGCGTGATCCAGGGGACCGCCGGCGCGGTCGACGCCACCCCGGCGACCGCGGCGCTCGAGGGGCAGGACGCGATCGACCGGCTGCGGCGCTTCGGCGGGGATCGGCTGGCGCGCGAGATGATCGCGCTGTTCGCCGACTCGGTGCCGGAGCGCTTCGCCGCCGCCCGGACGGCGCTGGTCGCCGCCGACACCGAGACGCTGGTGCGCACGATGCACGGCCTCAAGTCGTCGAGCGCGCAGCTGGGCGGCACCGGCGCCGCGCGGCTGTGCGCCGAGGTCGAGCACGCGGCGCGCGCCGAGCAGCTGTTCGGGCTCGCGCCCGCGATCGACCGCGCGGAGCAGGCGGTGCACGAGCTGGTCGCGTGGCTCGTGCACGCGCTGCCTCCAGACTCGGGCGTGCGATGAGCGCACGATGAAGGTCCTCGCGGTCGTCGAGGACAACGCCGACAACCGCCTGCTCGTGCGCGCGCTGCTGGGCCACCTGTACCACGTGCGGGAGTACGTGAACGGGAGCGACGCCCTGGCCGCGTTCGGGCGCGGGGAGGTGCCGGACATCGTCCTCATGGACATCTCGCTGCCGGGCATCAGCGGGCTGGACGTGCTGCTGCGCATGCGGGCCGACGAGCGGCTGGCGGAGCTGCCCGTCGTCGCGCTCACCGCGCACGCCATGGACGGCGACCGGGCGGCGCTGCTGGAGGCCGGCTTCGACGAGTACGTCGCGAAGCCCATCTTCGACGAGACGGTGCTGCTGCGCGCGATCGAGCGGGCGCTGCGGCGCGTCGGCGGCTAGCGCGTCCCGTGGCGGAGTCGATCCGGCGGACCGTCGCGCTGGCCGTCGCCGCGTGGCTGCTCTTCCTCGTGCTGGTCGGCACGGCGGCCTACCAGAGCATGCACCGGCTGCTCGACACGGCCACCGCCGTCAGCGAGACGCACCGCGTGCTGCGCCTGCTGGAGTCGACCTACTCGCGCGTCGCCGACGCCGAGGTGGGCGCGCGCGGCTACGTGCTCACGGGCGACGTGCCCTACCTGCGGGCCTACCAGGACTCGCGCCGCGAGGTCGACGCGAACGTCGAGAGCCTCCGCGCCGTCATCGACGAGGGGACGCCGCAGCGCGAGCGCCTCAACCAGCTGGAGGGCCTGGTCGGGCGCCGCCTCAGCCTCCTGCGCGAGACCATCGACCGCCGCCGCGAGAACCTCGAATCGGCGATCGCGATCGTGCGCTCGGGGCGCGGCCGCGTGCTCAGCGACAGCATCCGGACGCTGATCGACGAGCTCGAACGCAACGAGGAGCTCGTCCTCGTGCTGCAGTCGGAGGGCGAGCGCGCGTGGGTGCGGCAGGTCATCGGCAGCATCGCGCTCAGCCTCGCCACCGCGCTCGCGGCCGGGCTGCTGGTGCTCAACGTCATCCGCCGCGACCTCGCGGGCCGCGCCGCCGCCGCGCGCGCGCTGCGCGACGCCAAGGAGTCGGCCGAGGCGGCCAACCGCGCCAAGAGCGACTTCCTGGCGCGCATGAGCCACGAGCTGCGCACGCCGCTCAACAGCGTCATCGGCTTCTCCAACGTGCTGCTGAAGACGCGGGCGTCGGATCTGGGCGACGACGGCCGCACCTACCTGGAGCGCGTCCGCGACAACGGCATGCACCTGCTGACGATGATCGACGACCTGCTCGACATCGCGCGCATCGAGGTGGGCCGCATCGCCATCGACTCGCGCACGGTGGCGCTGGAGGCGCTGGTGCGCGACGTCGTCGGCGCGTTCGAGGAGGACGCGCGCCGCCGCGGGCTCGGGCTCTACGCCGACCTGCCCGACGCGCCCGCACGGCTGGAGGCGGATCCGTCGCGCCTGCGGCAGGTGCTCGTCAACCTCGTGAGCAACGCGCTGCGCTTCACGCGCCGCGGCAGCGTCACGGTGCGCGTCGTCACGGACCCGGTGTCGGGCGTGCCGCTGCGGATGGAGGTCGTGGACACGGGGATCGGCATCCCGCTCGACCGGCAGGCGGCGGTGTTCGAGGCGTTCGAGCAGGCCGACACCTCCACCGGCCGCGAGTTCGGCGGCACGGGCCTGGGCCTCGCCATCAGCCGGTCGCTGTGCGAGCTGATGGGCTTCCAGCTCACGCTCCAGAGCACGCCGAACGTCGGCTCGACGTTCAGCATCGTGCTCTCGCCGGCGCGTGCGGCCGCGCCCGCGCGCGTGGAGGAGACGGTCGGGGCGGGGTGAGCGCGCTGCGCGCGTGGCGAGCCCCGAGGTCCCTCGCGGTGCGCTGCGCGCACACTCGGGACGACAGTGATGTATGGGCGGGAAGGGCGCGGGCGCGCGAAGGCGACCGGTGATCGCAGCAAGGAGACTCACGCGCAGCGGTGAGGCTCCGCAGCGGCCGCGATCACTGGGAGCCGCAGCACGCCCATGCCACCCCGTCGCGGCGCACGAATCCACACCCCGAAAGCACGAGCGCCGGCCCCTCGGGAGAGGGAGCCGGCGCTCGACGCGCTGGGGAGCGCGGCGTCTACCACCAGATCTGGACCACGGTCGGCTCAGCGCGTGGCGGCCTTGATCACGGGCTTGAACAGCAGCCCGTTCTTCAGCGAGTTCCCGCGCATCACGAAGCTCTCGCCGACGTCGAAGTCCACCAGCAGCGCGGTCGTCGAGTCCTTGCCGACCGTCACGTCCTTCGCCAGCTGCAGCTTGATCCCGCTGCGGCCCGCGCTCGGCCACTGCACCGCGACGGAGTCGCCGCTCTTCATAGTCACGCGCGACTGCGCCGGATCGATGATGAGCCGGAAGCTCCTGTAGGTCCCCGCCGGCAGCCCCTTCTCGCCGAGCGTCGCGAACTTGCCGTCGCGCAGCGTCAGCAGGTCGAACTTGGCCTTCGGCTCGGCCAGCGTCACCCAGCCGCCGGAATCCTTCGTCGAGTCCGCGGTGCCCACGGCGGCGGCCGCGGAGTCCGTCGCCTCGGCCTTCGCGTCGACGCGCACCACGTAGACGTCGACGCTCTTCACGGAGTCGAACGGGAACGGCGCGTCGGTCAGCTGCACGACGAGGCGCCCCGAGCCACGCGGGCCGGTCTGGCCGTCGACGAACGCGTCGTCGCCGCACGCGATGGCGGAGCCGGCGAGGAGCGCCGCGCAGGCGCCGAGTCGCATCGAACGGGAGAGGGGCATCGGCTGGTCCTCCTGAGAGTGGGCGGCAACGCCATCAGCGGCGCGGCTGCACGACCAGGATCGTGTCCTTCCCGAAAGGCCGGCGTGACCATCGTCACGCCGTCCCGCCGCGTGGCCCGGCGCGTGACGCCCGTGTCCGCGGACGTGCGCGCGGCGGCCGACGGCTAGCGCGACGCGCGCTCGATGCGGTCGCGCACGCCCTGCCACGCGGGCGTGTCGGGCGGCCGCTCCACGAGCACCACCGCGCACCCCGCGTCGTCCAGCTGGTGCAGCGCGGCGTACAGCCGCTGCGCGTACGCGGCGGGATCGTCGGGCATCGGCAGCGGCAACGCGGGCGCGGGCCGCGCGTCCCACGGCGACAGCAGGAGCGCGCCCGCGCGCGCGTCCACCGCCTCGCGCGCGAGGCGCGCGGCCATCGCGTCGCGCGCGGACGCATCGAACAGCCACACGGT
This is a stretch of genomic DNA from Roseisolibacter agri. It encodes these proteins:
- a CDS encoding MBG domain-containing protein; translation: MSKLLRLPALLLVALLALAFDASAAAAQKALVYCPTDEVETCGNVVAALSSTGAYPEGVDKAYDGSNGTVDLRTADLFAYTLFVVPSLSDDEEGTPLALLRDATVAGRLKLALLGRRAFYSGTPDLGATNRLAKNALIVNLARWAGANFDAVRGPGLVVLQDNSDVEATRYDWVRGLTGLTVTADIALKTYASVRTMTATGMAIMSNGGTQLAYDNMASFGFYFPSGAPGLSLDAVGQTGTSAGGQVVLVTAEGANTGGATVQTDRNDYVPGSMVTITGAGFAPGETIKITLHEDPLVHEDRTLSATADQAGAFVDTTFSPEAHHLGVRFVLTATGQTSARRAQTTFTDGNVQLFVAPTGLDYGYRLLWYDNTTCTGSPAGQYTQEFLLSQNSSWSFEGAAIQFVANATSTNGRPFDKWTAESKDTDITFNQANRSICVPTNTNNTKKVTANFGTAVATSVAVDAATGTYGGTTTLKATLTSGSPATGVNGKTITFRLNGNSVGSATTNVSGVATLTGVSLTGINAGSYAAGTNTGVAASFVGDASYTASSGGATLTVGKADQTITFGALAGKSFGDAAFTVSATASSGLAVSFSVGSTDKCTISGSTVTITGAGSCTVTASQAGNTNYNAAASVPQSFSIAKKAATISLSALNATYDGTAKAAVATTDPAGLAGVAITYDGVTTVPTAAGSYAVVASLTNDNYQATNATGTLVIGKAAPLFSGLTAPAITFGTATATVTGTLKTTGGLVPSGSVTALVTTTGGGAAVSGTGTINASTGAFSITVTNANLLAGSTTGHEVTVSFAENTNFAAASDNSLTLVVNQATQSITFTAPTTAKYGDADAALGATASSGLTVSYASSTTGVCTIVDGKLHVVKAGSCTVTASQAGNTNFLPAPSVERTFSIAKVQATITLTVPTGAAATYTGSPIAATAAVDPAGITGLSVTYAGSTTAPTNAGTYAVVASLVNDNYEAETKSGSLTIGKASQVISWATPAAITYGTTLAGVLNATLTTGDGALSYDKATTDVLPVGAHTLTVTAAETPNYIATSKSVSLTVNKAQGSVSITSTNPGTLAYNATYAVTTSKVGDGGVTLSVGATDACEISNGTVTMKAGVGSCTVTATLAEGGNYLGASTTQTFAAAKATASITLTNLSHTYNGAAKAATATTSPAGLTAVTVRYFQNATEVAAADVKNAGSYVVKATLSNTNYDAPEATETLVIGRAAVTATAGSGTGTYTGSAQTPSACAVTGTYTTGISCANDPATVGPNVGTYTIVPSITGPAASNFDATPVNGSYAITQATSQVVITWENSTYNGSANGATATVKDAGGAAIGGATATLTYYSGSTAAGTALSGAPTAAGTYTVRATFAGNTNYLTSSETKTITIARASQTITFAQPTSPAVFNSSFTVNPTATSPLPVAVSVSGVCEKQQDGSIKMTSGTGNCIITAAQAGNENYEAATAAAGSSLTRTVAAAKAAQTITFPVLADTKYNEAAPALGATATSGLTVTYGASGNCTVSGSTISITGAGSCTVTASQAGDDNYDAATAYAGSALSRTFAIAKATASITLTNLSHTYDGSAKAATATTAPLGLSGVSLVYKQNANVVQAADVKSAGSYTVEATLDNANYQLAALSNPTIATLVINQATQAALTLTGVPATATYNTSFNVTPGGGSGTSQVVVTTEGVCTIAGNTVTMNSGTGTCTVKVNRAGDNNYFPATQVTASATAAKATQTIAGFNLTSFTKKFGDAPFSVAGGVTGGGSGNDVLYSSATPSKCTVTAAGLLTIVEAGSCTVKANQAGNANYEAASEASSDLNIGKATPTVSVSWTGGTFGATSAATGSVSGVGGVNLGTPTFSYEGVSPTVYAASATAPTNAGSYKVTASFAATVNYEAATNTATTTIAKASTTTIVEVPTPPVVYDGTNKVASATVTGAAGLNQGLTVTYQKKDANGAWQVSGTPRDAGDYRASASYAETANYGASQDAKEFSIAKAPQTITFVQPTTPADYNSTFTVSPTTTASNLVVAIAVSGVCETQTGNSVKMTSGTGNCVITASQIGNGNYLAAAPVERTVAARKIAQAALSVTGPTAGTFGEALSMSATGGSSIHTASFTATGTACSIASTGPNAGKLEITSGTGTCALTATKAADDNYSLITSPSQVVTIAKAALNVEPNPKTPDPRQYSDPNPTFAPKYTGFVNGQTDAVLDTKPTCSTTAAAISPEASYPITCSGGADNDYAFSYTAGSLGVTKEDMVLDYTGQTFVSTNRSGGTASAQLSVSVSESQDGNLGSVPWASIPLTVRFSVYTTDPSSAVKCDAPVSASGSGAGTASCSVSGLKEDQYIVQAELLSNAFYRAAVPNAALTAVDPGTGFTTGGGSINDPNTGARSNFGFTARFLKNGGVQGNSLFIYRKSADLGGGRATGTVNGATVSAPSGTRDYNFIIKSNQMSALTQRCSTTTGTEPCWATFTGGSNVKAVDRLTGIEYTLSAGYIGNQQQFQIDLVDNGEPGSTDRFAIKVWTASQTFMQVGTARTDMNGTPPNGTQVQLLGGNVQVRLKP